Proteins found in one Pseudomonas mosselii genomic segment:
- a CDS encoding PaaI family thioesterase: MTEQAPSLQQLAAPDGTCYGCGCSHPSGLHVQSHWDDDGVHLLCRHSPDPTFIGWPGLVYGGLLAMLVDCHSNWTAMAHHYRAEGREPGSLPRIDCVTGQLSLTYLKPTPMGVELLLKARVEGEVGRKSRVICEVWAGDVLTVTADSVFVRVDTEKLKRQAHGDA; encoded by the coding sequence ATGACCGAACAAGCCCCCTCCCTGCAACAACTCGCCGCCCCTGATGGCACATGCTACGGTTGCGGGTGCTCCCACCCCAGCGGCCTGCATGTGCAGAGTCACTGGGATGACGACGGCGTCCACCTGCTGTGCCGTCATTCCCCCGACCCGACCTTCATCGGCTGGCCCGGCCTGGTCTACGGCGGCCTGCTGGCCATGCTGGTCGATTGCCATTCCAACTGGACCGCCATGGCCCACCACTACCGCGCCGAAGGCCGCGAGCCCGGCAGCCTGCCGCGTATCGACTGTGTTACCGGCCAACTGAGCCTGACCTACCTCAAACCCACCCCGATGGGCGTCGAGCTGCTGCTCAAGGCACGGGTCGAGGGTGAGGTGGGGCGCAAGAGCCGAGTGATCTGCGAGGTCTGGGCTGGGGATGTGCTGACCGTTACCGCCGATTCAGTGTTCGTACGGGTCGATACCGAGAAGCTCAAGCGGCAAGCCCACGGCGACGCCTGA
- a CDS encoding GNAT family N-acetyltransferase, with protein sequence MPYQIRQARSNDCTALSHIGQATFALASPPDSAPAAQRHYIAHNLQPEHFQAHLRHPHKRLLVVEEGGQVLGYSMLDLAPGELGIAAADHLVEISRCYVLPAAHGTGAAQSLLEAILAHTRGPVRLTVNELNARAIRFYGRNGFRKVGEAIFPCGDERHRDWVMVRTPDSL encoded by the coding sequence ATGCCCTACCAGATCCGCCAGGCCCGCAGCAATGACTGTACAGCCCTGAGCCACATCGGCCAGGCCACCTTCGCCCTGGCCAGTCCGCCCGACAGCGCTCCGGCGGCGCAGCGGCACTACATCGCCCACAACCTGCAGCCCGAGCATTTCCAGGCGCACCTGCGCCACCCGCACAAGCGCCTGCTGGTGGTCGAGGAGGGCGGCCAGGTGCTGGGCTACAGCATGCTGGACCTGGCGCCCGGTGAGCTGGGGATCGCCGCGGCCGATCATCTGGTGGAGATTTCCCGTTGCTATGTGCTGCCCGCCGCCCACGGCACGGGTGCCGCGCAGTCACTGCTCGAGGCTATCCTGGCCCATACCCGTGGCCCGGTCCGCCTGACCGTCAACGAACTCAACGCCAGGGCCATCCGGTTCTACGGGCGCAATGGCTTTCGCAAGGTGGGCGAGGCGATCTTTCCCTGCGGTGACGAGCGACACCGAGACTGGGTGATGGTCAGGACGCCCGACAGTCTTTAA
- a CDS encoding glutathione S-transferase N-terminal domain-containing protein translates to MTDLSVFPITRKWPARHPERLQLYSLATPNGVKVSIMLEEIGLPYEVHKISFDNDDQLSPEFISLSANNKIPAILDPDGPGGQPLPLFESGAILQYLAEKSGQLLSQDPAQRYQTLQWLMFQMGGIGPMFGQVGFFHFFAGKAYEDKRPRDRYVNESKRLLGVLDRHLQGREWMVDAYSIADIAIFPWVRNLVERYNARELVGFDDFTEVQRVLAKFLERPAVQRGLKIPE, encoded by the coding sequence ATGACCGATCTTTCCGTATTCCCCATCACCCGCAAATGGCCGGCCCGGCATCCCGAGCGCCTGCAGCTGTATTCGCTGGCCACGCCCAACGGCGTCAAGGTCTCGATCATGCTCGAAGAGATCGGCCTGCCTTACGAGGTGCACAAGATCAGTTTCGACAACGACGACCAGCTGAGCCCCGAGTTCATCTCCCTGAGCGCCAACAACAAGATTCCGGCAATCCTCGACCCCGATGGCCCTGGTGGCCAGCCGCTGCCGTTGTTCGAGTCCGGGGCGATCCTGCAGTACCTGGCCGAGAAGAGCGGGCAGTTGCTCAGCCAGGACCCTGCCCAGCGCTACCAGACCTTGCAGTGGCTGATGTTCCAGATGGGCGGCATCGGGCCGATGTTCGGCCAGGTGGGGTTCTTTCACTTCTTCGCCGGCAAGGCGTACGAGGACAAGCGGCCCCGGGATCGCTACGTCAATGAGTCCAAGCGCCTGCTGGGCGTGCTCGACCGGCACCTGCAGGGGCGGGAGTGGATGGTCGATGCGTACAGCATCGCCGATATCGCCATCTTCCCCTGGGTGCGCAACCTGGTGGAGCGCTACAACGCGCGCGAGCTGGTGGGGTTCGATGATTTCACGGAAGTACAGCGGGTGTTGGCGAAGTTCCTTGAACGCCCGGCTGTACAGCGTGGCCTGAAGATCCCGGAATAA